The Pecten maximus chromosome 12, xPecMax1.1, whole genome shotgun sequence genome includes a region encoding these proteins:
- the LOC117339221 gene encoding uncharacterized protein LOC117339221, whose translation MAFLLTFIGISMLHMLATGAAQSTNGSGVTQPESRGVAAPPPHSGTARKVKRAHGSVTDIPEEREIGEDVTTIRGGITQPTPAEDPVEQHDLSPGAGTHTTQPMNTHSSTFHTGTTVPYFDHHYTTTEEMEPEDSLPGTGNCPQFEDITKEHHVIIRHENCEIFISHDDSIRWFGQPGLSPPSVYVRNFV comes from the exons ATGGCGTTTTTACTGACCTTTATAGGAATTTCTATGCTTC ACATGTTAGCTACTGGAGCAGCACAATCTACCAACGGAAGTGGTGTCACACAACCGGAGTCACGTGGTGTTGCTGCCCCTCCTCCTCATTCTGGCACAGCCAGGAAAGTCAAGCGAGCCCATGGATCAGTAACAGACATCCCCGAAGAGCGCGAGATTGGGGAGGACGTTACGACAATAAGGGGTGGAATAACTCAGCCTACTCCTGCTG AGGATCCTGTTGAACAGCATGATTTGAGTCCAGGCGCGGGAACCCACACGACGCAACCTATGAACACACATTCTTCTACATTCCACACAGGAACGACAGTCCCGTACTTCGACCACCACTATACCACGACAGAGGAAATGGAACCGGAGGACAGCCTCCCGG GGACCGGAAACTGTCCACAGTTTGAAGACATCACAAAGGAACACCATGtgatcattagacacgaaaACTGCGAAAT ATTTATATCTCATGACGATTCTATACGATGGTTCGGACAGCCGGGATTAAG CCCACCATCTGTCTACGTCAGGAACTTTGTGTGA